A single region of the Candidatus Hydrogenedentota bacterium genome encodes:
- the rlmB gene encoding 23S rRNA (guanosine(2251)-2'-O)-methyltransferase RlmB, whose amino-acid sequence MNDAHHEVVLGRLPVLTCLDAGKREVFRAFIHDNAVGLEEIINALPPEKITWTDRKHLDKMSQGARHQGVLLHVAPMKLLSLFEWCDNHKEPECLLLILDCITDPMNFGAIIRSAAALGAHGVLFPKDRAAPVNAAVVKAAAGGIEYVPLIQASNLTRDIQHLKKEGFWVVAFEANADRSLWQVPLTGRVAMIIGSEGDGIRRLVKEQADFLASIPMAGNLSSLNASVSAGIALTEWLRQSKNAAETNTGGV is encoded by the coding sequence ATGAATGATGCACACCATGAAGTGGTCTTAGGAAGGCTCCCTGTGCTGACCTGTCTGGATGCAGGGAAACGGGAAGTGTTTCGAGCCTTTATCCATGATAATGCCGTAGGACTTGAAGAAATTATCAATGCTTTGCCGCCGGAAAAGATTACTTGGACCGACAGAAAGCACTTGGATAAGATGTCACAAGGAGCGCGGCATCAAGGGGTTCTTCTGCACGTTGCCCCCATGAAATTACTTTCCTTATTCGAATGGTGCGACAATCATAAGGAACCTGAGTGCCTGTTGCTGATCTTGGATTGTATTACCGATCCCATGAATTTCGGAGCAATCATTCGAAGCGCCGCGGCCCTAGGCGCACATGGCGTTCTGTTTCCGAAAGACCGTGCTGCACCTGTCAATGCGGCTGTCGTCAAGGCTGCCGCCGGAGGCATCGAATACGTCCCTCTCATCCAAGCTTCTAATCTGACGCGGGACATTCAGCACTTAAAAAAAGAGGGCTTTTGGGTTGTTGCTTTCGAAGCAAACGCAGACCGCAGCTTGTGGCAGGTACCGCTGACTGGGCGTGTTGCCATGATTATCGGCAGTGAAGGAGATGGGATCCGCCGCCTGGTGAAAGAACAGGCCGACTTCCTCGCTTCCATTCCCATGGCGGGCAATTTATCCAGCTTGAACGCCTCTGTAAGCGCGGGAATCGCCTTGACCGAATGGCTGCGCCAATCAAAAAACGCCGCTGAAACTAACACCGGCGGCGTGTAA